Proteins from one Acidiphilium multivorum AIU301 genomic window:
- a CDS encoding recombinase family protein, whose product MEDQLRICRTRAEREGWTVVESYSDRAISGASMLRPGIQALMEDAGRRRFDVVLAEAMDRLSRDQEDIAALFKRLRFAGVSIVTIAEGEINEMHIGLKGTMNALALKDLAQKTHRGLLGRVEAGLSAGDVPMAMTWSAAPTARARRSAANGRSTRPKRRSSAGFSRWRQRARARLPLPRL is encoded by the coding sequence GTGGAGGACCAGCTGCGGATCTGCCGGACGCGGGCTGAGCGCGAGGGCTGGACGGTGGTGGAGAGCTACTCGGACCGAGCGATCTCGGGTGCGTCGATGCTCCGTCCCGGCATTCAGGCACTGATGGAGGACGCCGGCCGGCGCCGGTTCGACGTGGTGCTGGCCGAGGCAATGGACCGGCTTTCCCGCGACCAGGAGGATATAGCGGCCCTGTTCAAGCGCCTGCGCTTTGCCGGTGTTTCGATCGTGACGATCGCCGAGGGCGAGATCAACGAGATGCATATCGGCCTCAAGGGCACGATGAACGCGCTGGCCCTGAAGGATCTGGCCCAGAAGACGCATCGCGGGCTACTCGGCCGGGTCGAAGCGGGCTTGTCCGCCGGGGACGTGCCTATGGCTATGACGTGGTCCGCCGCACCGACCGCAAGGGCGAGACGATCCGCGGCGAACGGGCGATCAACGAGGCCGAAGCGGCGGTCATCCGCCGGATTTTCACGATGGCGGCAGAGGGCGCGAGCCCGATTGCCATTGCCAAGACTCTGA
- a CDS encoding recombinase family protein: protein MNEAEAAVIRRIFTMAAEGASPIAIAKTLNGAKIPGPNGRAWQDTTIRGHAERGTGILRNELYTGVQVWNRMHYIKDPATGKRVSRMNPTTEWVREEVPHLRIIDQDLWDCVQERLAAVRIASGADKIDRAVFHERRRAKHVLTGKVFCGGCGGSFGAVGQDYLSCTAARKQGTCDNRRGIRRSELEILILDALRHQLMQPEHVAEFVTEYTAEYNRLNSERSAALASHKRELESVTRKLDGLIDAIAEGMRAPGLQQKLDTLEARKVELTRLIETAGISLPLLHPNLAETYRERVTDLHAALTREDGGTAALEAVRALIERVDVSPPDGDDPRSLPKIVLTGAIAAMVGLALEPGSRTSKAALCGAGVSGLFASSVMVVAGNRSHHDLRGLQGLAREIKLVAGEEFQQDLLFRAAA, encoded by the coding sequence ATCAACGAGGCCGAAGCGGCGGTCATCCGCCGGATTTTCACGATGGCGGCAGAGGGCGCGAGCCCGATTGCCATTGCCAAGACTCTGAACGGCGCAAAAATCCCGGGACCCAACGGGCGTGCCTGGCAGGACACGACGATCCGGGGACATGCCGAGCGCGGCACCGGCATCCTGCGCAACGAACTCTATACCGGCGTCCAGGTCTGGAACCGGATGCACTACATAAAGGATCCGGCCACCGGCAAACGCGTCTCACGGATGAACCCAACAACGGAATGGGTGCGCGAGGAGGTTCCGCATCTGCGGATCATCGACCAGGACCTTTGGGATTGTGTGCAGGAGCGCCTGGCCGCGGTGCGTATCGCCTCGGGCGCGGACAAGATCGACCGCGCGGTCTTTCATGAGCGGCGCCGGGCGAAGCACGTACTCACGGGCAAGGTGTTCTGCGGCGGCTGCGGTGGCAGCTTCGGCGCCGTTGGCCAGGATTATCTCTCCTGCACCGCCGCGCGGAAGCAGGGCACATGCGACAACCGGCGCGGCATCCGGCGGAGCGAGCTCGAGATCCTGATCCTCGACGCACTGCGCCACCAGCTGATGCAGCCCGAGCACGTCGCCGAGTTCGTGACGGAATACACAGCCGAATACAACCGGCTCAATTCCGAACGCTCAGCCGCCCTCGCGTCGCATAAGCGCGAACTGGAGAGTGTCACCCGCAAACTGGACGGCCTGATCGATGCGATAGCAGAGGGGATGCGTGCACCGGGGCTGCAACAGAAGCTCGACACGCTGGAGGCGCGGAAGGTGGAACTGACCCGGCTGATCGAGACCGCCGGGATTTCGCTCCCGTTACTGCATCCGAACCTGGCGGAGACCTATCGCGAGCGGGTGACCGACCTTCACGCCGCCCTCACCCGCGAGGATGGCGGCACCGCGGCGCTGGAAGCGGTTCGCGCGCTGATCGAGCGCGTCGACGTGTCACCGCCTGACGGCGACGATCCCCGCTCTCTGCCGAAGATTGTGCTGACGGGTGCGATTGCGGCGATGGTCGGGCTGGCGTTGGAGCCTGGCTCCAGAACGTCAAAAGCCGCGCTGTGTGGCGCGGGTGTATCTGGTTTGTTCGCGAGTTCGGTAATGGTGGTTGCGGGGAACCGCAGCCATCATGACTTGCGCGGACTTCAGGGACTCGCGCGGGAGATCAAACTGGTCGCCGGCGAAGAATTTCAGCAGGACTTGCTTTTCCGGGCGGCAGCTTGA
- a CDS encoding DUF2274 domain-containing protein — MAKLRIGALPDDRPVKRTITFTAAQDNLLRDYAAAIAAQDSLADAPLVEKLVPLIVERFITTDRGFRSRKKKAVGLSETVNQSGSKRGETPGDTSTKNHPTI, encoded by the coding sequence ATGGCAAAACTTCGTATCGGTGCGCTGCCAGACGACCGGCCGGTAAAACGGACCATTACCTTCACCGCCGCGCAGGATAATCTGCTGCGCGACTATGCCGCCGCGATCGCCGCCCAGGACAGTTTGGCGGATGCCCCACTGGTCGAGAAACTCGTGCCCTTGATCGTCGAGCGGTTCATCACGACCGATAGGGGTTTCCGGAGCCGGAAGAAGAAAGCGGTGGGCTTGTCAGAGACGGTCAATCAGTCCGGCTCGAAGCGTGGCGAGACACCCGGCGATACGAGTACGAAAAATCATCCTACAATTTAG
- a CDS encoding TrbI/VirB10 family protein produces MTGPENNQAPVPPSAPPPKADPASFAIRAPPRAVTRLSRRTLVIAAGGLALCIGGAVWWAFALHSLQITTGKQLYNTDVRPSAQAMNGLPKGYAGLTGPKPPPTSPKTPQLGPPLQGDLGSPMVGQAAPPDLAPAPTNPSEQAAARLHDQAALAGVFFTMTANPGGEDASTGAVSNSAPANPSPGGPADQFYPRRATLAARQTHSGQGEKQAFLNSPVDRSVYSPDRLQKPISPYELMAGSVIPAALITGLNSDLPGPVIAQVTQDVYDSVTGHYLLVPQGAKLIGKYDSVVAYGQSRVLLIWTRLIMPDGSSIVLDNLPAADPQGYAGLRDGVDYHFWKLLRGVALSSLLGVSSALATNNVVGGHGTGNLIISLGQSGDQATNQAGQQIVSHDLGVQPTLTVRPGFPFDVMVNRDIVLRPYAAS; encoded by the coding sequence ATGACGGGCCCGGAGAACAACCAGGCGCCCGTGCCCCCCTCGGCACCGCCGCCAAAAGCCGATCCAGCGTCGTTTGCGATCCGTGCGCCGCCGCGCGCCGTGACCCGGCTGTCGCGCCGCACACTGGTCATCGCGGCCGGCGGCCTCGCGCTTTGCATCGGCGGGGCCGTATGGTGGGCGTTTGCGCTGCATAGTCTTCAGATCACCACGGGCAAGCAGCTCTACAACACCGATGTCCGGCCCTCGGCCCAGGCAATGAATGGCTTGCCGAAAGGGTATGCCGGCCTGACCGGGCCGAAACCGCCTCCCACGTCACCAAAAACTCCCCAGCTCGGACCGCCGCTGCAAGGCGATCTCGGATCGCCGATGGTCGGGCAGGCCGCGCCGCCCGATCTTGCGCCGGCGCCGACCAATCCATCAGAACAGGCAGCCGCCCGGCTCCATGACCAGGCTGCCCTTGCCGGCGTGTTCTTCACCATGACCGCGAACCCCGGCGGTGAGGACGCTTCGACTGGAGCAGTATCGAACAGCGCACCGGCAAATCCATCCCCCGGTGGACCAGCGGATCAATTCTATCCTCGGCGTGCAACACTGGCCGCGAGACAAACCCATTCTGGGCAGGGAGAAAAACAAGCCTTCCTGAACAGCCCGGTTGATCGCTCGGTCTATTCGCCGGACCGCCTGCAAAAACCCATCAGTCCCTACGAGCTGATGGCCGGGAGCGTCATTCCGGCCGCGCTGATCACTGGTCTGAATTCTGATCTGCCCGGCCCGGTGATCGCCCAGGTGACGCAGGACGTCTACGACAGCGTCACCGGTCACTATCTCCTGGTTCCGCAGGGCGCCAAGCTGATCGGCAAATATGACAGCGTCGTCGCCTACGGCCAATCGCGCGTCCTGCTGATCTGGACGCGGCTGATCATGCCGGATGGCAGTTCGATCGTGCTCGACAATCTGCCCGCAGCCGACCCGCAAGGTTATGCGGGGCTCAGAGACGGCGTGGATTATCATTTCTGGAAGCTGCTGCGCGGCGTCGCGCTGTCATCGCTCCTCGGCGTCTCCAGCGCGCTCGCGACCAACAACGTGGTTGGCGGCCACGGTACCGGCAATCTGATCATCTCGCTCGGCCAGAGCGGCGATCAGGCGACCAACCAGGCCGGCCAGCAGATCGTCTCGCATGACCTCGGCGTGCAGCCGACTTTGACCGTCCGGCCGGGGTTTCCGTTCGACGTGATGGTCAACCGCGATATCGTACTCCGGCCCTACGCAGCGTCGTGA
- the trbG gene encoding P-type conjugative transfer protein TrbG → MRFLLLLPVAGALALSACAQQVPKIAYDDPQPAHLIAPPPPPVRVVKLPEPLPLPGQLKKLPPATAYRQPAQPANPVARVAAANEAARIDPTRDGYINAMQVFPWSTGALYEIYASPLHVTDIALQPGERLISIAAGDTVQWKIGNTTSGSGPTTQVHVLVKPISADLPMNNIVIMTNRRAYHLEIHPTKQTYMAAVSWNYPQDDLLALKAQNTAATDYASTVAASDVDLADLHFRYRISGDHSPWRPVQVFDDGSKVYIQFPPGIAQGDMPPLFILGASGGKAEIVNYRVRGNTMIVDRLFAGAELRLGAGPQQIVRITRTDGSSG, encoded by the coding sequence ATGAGATTTTTGCTCCTGCTCCCGGTCGCCGGCGCCTTGGCGCTCTCCGCCTGCGCGCAGCAAGTGCCAAAAATCGCCTATGACGATCCGCAACCGGCCCATCTGATTGCACCGCCCCCGCCGCCCGTTCGGGTGGTGAAGCTGCCGGAACCGCTGCCCTTGCCGGGTCAGTTGAAGAAACTCCCCCCGGCCACGGCGTATCGGCAACCAGCGCAGCCAGCGAACCCGGTCGCGCGCGTGGCTGCAGCCAATGAAGCCGCTCGGATCGACCCGACGCGCGACGGCTACATCAACGCCATGCAGGTGTTCCCCTGGTCGACCGGCGCGCTCTATGAAATCTACGCCTCACCGCTGCACGTCACCGATATCGCGCTGCAGCCCGGCGAGCGCCTGATCTCGATCGCCGCCGGCGATACCGTGCAATGGAAGATCGGCAATACCACCAGCGGGTCCGGGCCGACCACGCAGGTCCATGTTCTAGTCAAGCCGATCTCGGCCGATCTGCCGATGAACAACATCGTCATCATGACCAATCGGCGCGCCTACCACCTCGAGATCCATCCCACGAAGCAGACCTACATGGCGGCGGTGTCCTGGAATTACCCGCAGGATGATCTGCTGGCACTCAAGGCGCAGAACACCGCCGCCACCGATTACGCCAGCACCGTCGCGGCGAGTGACGTCGATCTTGCCGATTTACATTTCCGGTACCGGATCAGCGGCGATCACTCGCCGTGGCGGCCCGTGCAGGTGTTCGATGACGGATCAAAGGTCTACATCCAGTTCCCGCCCGGCATCGCCCAGGGCGACATGCCGCCGCTGTTCATCCTCGGCGCATCCGGCGGCAAGGCAGAGATCGTCAACTATCGGGTGCGCGGTAATACGATGATCGTCGATCGGCTGTTCGCCGGAGCAGAGCTCCGCCTCGGCGCCGGGCCGCAGCAGATCGTGCGGATCACTCGCACCGATGGCAGCAGCGGATGA
- the trbF gene encoding conjugal transfer protein TrbF, whose product MRWRRFSARMSETETPATAYQRAGQLWDQRIGSARVQAANWRMMAFGSLALAAVVTADDIRAHSRAMVTPFVVEVNHLGAVQAVAPAQTEVQPTDTEIAYFLAQFIERVRGLSVDPVVVRKAWLDAYAQITSHAKPMLDAYARKADPFGRIGKRAITVDVTSVVRASPSSFRVAWVEHPYQDGSALPAQHWAAILTVVIQTPHTEAALRQNPLGIYIDAISWAREVNTVQTEGSTP is encoded by the coding sequence ATGAGATGGCGGCGATTCTCCGCGCGGATGTCCGAGACCGAAACCCCGGCCACAGCCTATCAGCGTGCCGGGCAGCTCTGGGATCAGCGAATCGGCTCGGCTCGGGTTCAAGCCGCCAACTGGCGGATGATGGCCTTCGGCTCCCTCGCCTTGGCGGCCGTTGTCACCGCCGACGATATTCGCGCCCATTCGCGCGCCATGGTCACGCCCTTCGTCGTCGAAGTGAACCACCTGGGTGCCGTGCAGGCGGTCGCGCCGGCGCAGACCGAGGTACAGCCAACCGACACCGAGATCGCTTACTTTCTGGCACAGTTCATCGAGCGGGTGCGTGGCCTTTCGGTCGATCCTGTCGTTGTCCGCAAGGCCTGGCTCGATGCCTACGCGCAGATCACCAGTCACGCCAAACCAATGCTCGATGCCTATGCCCGCAAGGCCGATCCGTTCGGACGGATCGGCAAGCGCGCCATTACCGTCGATGTCACCAGCGTCGTCCGCGCAAGTCCGAGTTCCTTCCGCGTCGCCTGGGTGGAACATCCCTACCAGGATGGCAGCGCTTTGCCGGCCCAACATTGGGCCGCCATCCTCACCGTGGTGATCCAGACCCCGCATACCGAAGCCGCACTGCGCCAAAACCCGCTCGGCATCTACATCGACGCGATCAGCTGGGCCCGCGAGGTCAACACCGTCCAGACCGAAGGATCCACTCCATGA
- the trbL gene encoding P-type conjugative transfer protein TrbL → MGSNPSIIDHFLNVFSQYINSGFGLISPDVGFLVVVLIGIDATLAGLAWALGEDNVIQAFAKKVLYVGFFAFILNNWQLLAEIVFNSFAGLGLKATGSSLTYAQFLHPGLLAQAGVQGADVLLSQIQRLAGFPNIFWNLGEILVMGLSWIVTLLGFFVLAILLFLAIIEFKLTTLKGFILVPFALWRGTAFIAEPVLGQIVTSGVRVLVFAVVTGIGTQLFSQILPSNPSAVLSLQDALTILLASMTIAGLAFSANRLAAGITSGAPQLGLGSTAAAGGAAAGVVTLAGTGGIAAARAAASGVGAGTSLAGGASGAYAAGSVAGGGSVSAGLGGVARGAAGAAGSGLRGIALNATSGLRDRFAAGQRAGWAATGGSGSGAGGSGGGDSGGGAESASVPPGTTGTPARSGAPAWAENLRRRQAYRTAEQIIREGEAGGGGMRPNLRGDRT, encoded by the coding sequence ATGGGTAGTAATCCGTCCATCATCGACCACTTTCTGAATGTTTTCAGTCAGTACATCAATTCTGGGTTTGGGCTCATCTCGCCCGATGTCGGCTTCCTGGTCGTTGTTCTGATCGGTATCGATGCGACACTGGCTGGGCTTGCCTGGGCTCTCGGCGAGGACAACGTCATCCAAGCCTTCGCTAAGAAAGTCCTGTATGTCGGCTTTTTTGCATTCATCCTGAACAACTGGCAGCTTCTGGCAGAGATCGTCTTCAACAGCTTTGCCGGGCTCGGTCTGAAGGCAACCGGATCGTCCCTTACCTATGCCCAATTCCTCCATCCCGGCCTGCTCGCCCAAGCCGGGGTGCAAGGCGCCGATGTCCTGCTCTCGCAAATCCAGCGCCTCGCCGGGTTTCCGAACATCTTCTGGAACCTCGGCGAGATCCTGGTCATGGGTCTGTCCTGGATCGTCACGCTGCTCGGCTTCTTCGTGCTGGCGATCCTGCTGTTCCTGGCCATTATCGAATTCAAGCTCACGACCCTCAAAGGCTTCATCCTCGTTCCTTTCGCCCTCTGGCGCGGCACCGCCTTCATCGCCGAGCCGGTGCTCGGCCAGATCGTCACCTCTGGGGTCCGTGTTCTGGTGTTTGCCGTGGTGACCGGCATCGGCACCCAGTTGTTCAGTCAGATCCTGCCGAGCAACCCGTCGGCGGTACTGTCGCTGCAGGACGCGCTCACCATCCTGCTGGCATCCATGACCATCGCCGGTCTCGCCTTCTCGGCGAACCGCCTCGCGGCCGGTATCACCTCCGGCGCGCCGCAGCTTGGCCTTGGCAGTACTGCTGCAGCGGGCGGGGCCGCTGCCGGTGTTGTCACATTGGCCGGGACGGGCGGGATCGCGGCGGCCCGCGCTGCGGCCTCCGGCGTCGGTGCCGGAACCTCGCTCGCGGGCGGTGCCAGCGGTGCCTACGCCGCGGGCAGCGTCGCTGGTGGCGGCTCCGTCTCGGCCGGCCTCGGCGGTGTCGCCCGTGGTGCCGCCGGTGCGGCTGGCAGCGGATTACGCGGCATCGCCCTGAACGCTACGTCGGGATTGCGCGATCGCTTTGCCGCCGGCCAGCGCGCCGGTTGGGCGGCGACCGGCGGCAGCGGCTCCGGTGCTGGTGGTTCGGGTGGTGGTGATTCGGGCGGCGGTGCAGAATCCGCATCGGTGCCCCCAGGGACCACGGGGACTCCCGCTCGATCCGGCGCGCCAGCCTGGGCCGAAAATCTGCGGCGGCGTCAAGCCTATCGGACGGCGGAGCAAATTATCCGCGAGGGCGAAGCCGGTGGCGGCGGGATGCGGCCCAATCTGCGAGGAGACCGGACATGA
- the trbK-alt gene encoding putative entry exclusion protein TrbK-alt — protein sequence MNVKTLVAISFVVVGLPSLSAPAWANAPTIDQLVANPKMLTAELDRCKQLGMAANTDARCHTAWQAENKRFFGHTPTYTQKPVNLFKNTPNKFVPSEHEHAISPLAAGAPHG from the coding sequence ATGAACGTCAAAACCCTTGTCGCTATTTCATTTGTTGTTGTCGGTCTGCCCAGTCTGTCTGCGCCGGCATGGGCGAACGCCCCGACGATCGATCAACTCGTCGCCAACCCCAAAATGCTTACCGCCGAACTCGATCGCTGCAAGCAGCTCGGCATGGCGGCCAATACCGATGCGCGCTGCCACACCGCGTGGCAGGCCGAGAACAAGCGGTTCTTCGGTCATACCCCGACCTATACGCAGAAGCCGGTCAATCTCTTCAAAAATACCCCAAACAAGTTCGTTCCATCTGAACATGAACATGCAATTTCACCACTAGCGGCTGGAGCGCCGCATGGGTAG
- the trbJ gene encoding P-type conjugative transfer protein TrbJ: MNRPARSRHRQKKIVSMGLIAVLAIAVPIATQAAIPVIDFSNLTQNVLTAARTLDEVNNQIAQLQQGISMLENQARNLTALPFSVLSQLQSSMGQINQLMGQAQSLAYSVQQVQQQFRTLYPNYQSAGFQGNVTQASLLADANARWQASINTFQQTMDVQSQIVAAIPADQADLSSLVTASQGAVGALQAIQSSNQLLALQSRQLSATQDLIAADARAQAANAMQNAEVRSAAQAEWQRFYGNGVGYTFAPVNLFGGSAP; encoded by the coding sequence ATGAATCGCCCCGCCCGGTCTAGGCACCGACAGAAGAAGATCGTCAGCATGGGGTTGATCGCCGTGTTAGCGATCGCCGTCCCGATCGCGACGCAAGCCGCCATCCCGGTAATCGATTTTTCGAACCTGACCCAGAACGTGCTGACAGCCGCGCGGACGCTGGACGAGGTCAACAACCAGATCGCCCAGCTCCAGCAAGGCATCTCCATGCTGGAGAATCAGGCGCGTAATTTGACCGCATTGCCGTTCTCGGTTCTGTCCCAGTTGCAATCCTCGATGGGGCAGATCAACCAGCTGATGGGGCAGGCACAAAGCCTTGCCTATAGCGTCCAGCAGGTGCAGCAACAGTTCCGCACCCTCTATCCGAACTACCAATCGGCAGGATTCCAGGGCAATGTCACCCAGGCCAGCCTGCTGGCCGATGCCAATGCGCGCTGGCAGGCCTCGATCAACACCTTCCAACAGACGATGGACGTACAAAGCCAGATCGTCGCCGCGATCCCCGCCGATCAGGCCGATCTTTCATCCTTGGTCACCGCGAGCCAGGGCGCGGTGGGTGCGCTGCAGGCGATCCAGTCCAGCAATCAGCTGCTCGCCCTGCAATCGCGCCAGCTTTCCGCGACCCAGGACCTGATCGCCGCGGATGCCCGTGCCCAGGCCGCGAATGCCATGCAAAATGCCGAGGTCCGATCGGCCGCGCAAGCCGAATGGCAACGCTTCTACGGCAACGGCGTCGGCTATACTTTTGCTCCGGTCAATCTGTTCGGAGGATCAGCACCATGA